A genomic stretch from Gorilla gorilla gorilla isolate KB3781 chromosome 20, NHGRI_mGorGor1-v2.1_pri, whole genome shotgun sequence includes:
- the SLC6A16 gene encoding orphan sodium- and chloride-dependent neurotransmitter transporter NTT5 isoform X3 — protein sequence MSPQEDEPSLAEVGAAPESLSEMKTEAQPSTSSLANTSWTGTVISDSVPGSQKWEDKGSLTWSATSWTSEAQVSAARVAEAQAWEACAFEAQARTSQPKQISVLEALTASALNQKPMYEKVQMTEKKESEVLLARPFWSSKTEYILAQVGFSMKPSCLWRFAYLWLNSGGCSFAAIYIFMLFLVGVPLLFLEMAAGQSMRQGGMGVWKIIAPWIGGVGYSSFMVCFILGLYFNVVNSWIIFYMSQSFQFPVPWEKCPLTMNSSGFDPECERTTPSIYFWYQQALKASDRIEDGGSPVYSLVLPFFLCWCLVGAFMINGLKSTGKVIYVLVLLPCFIIVGFFIRTLLLEGAKFGLQQLVVAKISDVYNMSVWSLAGGQVLSNTGIGLGSVASLASYMPQSNNCLSDAFLVSVINLLTLLIFTSFNFCVLGFWATVITHRCCERNVEILLKLINLGKLPPDAKPPVNLLYNPTSIYNAWLSGLPQHIKSMVLREVTECNIETQFLKASEGPKFAFLSFVEAMSFLPPSVFWSFIFFLMLLAMGLSSAIGIMQGIITPLQDTFSFFRKHTKLLIVGVFLLMFVCGLFFTRPSGSYFIRLLSDYWIVFPIIVIVVFETMAVSWAYGARRFLADLTILLGHPISPIFGWLWPHLCPVVLLIIFVTTMVHLCMKPITYMSWDSSTSKEVLRPYPPWALLLMITLFAIVILPIPAYFVYCRIHRIPFRPKSGDGPMTASTSLPLNHQLTPSKEVQKEEILQVDETKYPSTCNVTS from the exons GTCTCCTCAGGAAGATGAGCCCTCCCTTGCAGAAGTGGGAGCTGCCCCAGAGAGTCTGTCTGAGATGAAGACAGAGGCCCAGCCTTCGACATCCTCGCTGGCAAACACCTCATGGACTGGCACAGTGATTTCTGACAGTGTCCCAGGAAGTCAAAAGTGGGAAGACAAGGGTTCATTGACCTGGTCTGCAACATCTTGGACCTCAGAGGCCCAAGTTTCAGCAGCCCGGGTTGCAGAGGCTCAGGCCTGGGAGGCCTGTGCTTTCGAGGCTCAGGCCAGGACCAGTCAGCCCAAGCAAATTTCTGTATTGGAGGCCTTAACTGCCTCAGCCCTGAACCAGAAACCCATGTATGAGAAGGTGCAGatgacagagaagaaagagagtgaGGTCCTCCTTGCCCGTCCGTTCTGGTCCAGCAAAACTGAGTATATTCTGGCTCAGGTGGGCTTCTCTATGAAGCCATCTTGTCTCTGGCGCTTTGCCTACCTGTGGCTTAACAGTGGAGGCT GCAGTTTCGCTGCCATCTACATCTTCATGCTGTTCCTGGTCGGggttcctcttctcttcctggaGATGGCAGCTGGTCAGAGCATGCGTCAGGGTGGCATGGGTGTATGGAAGATCATTGCCCCCTGGATTGGTGGTGTGGGGTATTCTAGCTTCATG GTGTGCTTCATCCTCGGCCTGTACTTCAATGTGGTCAATTCCTGGATCATCTTCTACATGAGCCAGTCCTTCCAGTTTCCCGTTCCATGGGAGAAATGTCCCTTAACGATGAACTCTAGTGGCTTTG ATCCTGAATGTGAACGGACAACACCCTCCATATACTTCTGGTACCAGCAGGCCTTGAAGGCCTCAGACAGAATCGAGGATGGCGGGTCACCAGTCTACAGTCTGGTCCTGCCCTTCTTTCTTTGCTGGTGTCTTGTTGGTGCTTTCATGATCAATGGGCTCAAGTCTACTGGGAAG GTAATCTATGTCTTGGTACTGCTCCCCTGTTTCATCATTGTCGGTTTCTTCATCCGGACTCTACTCCTGGAAGGGGCAAAATTTGGCCTTCAACAGTTGGTGGTTGCCAAG atATCGGATGTGTACAATATGAGTGTGTGGTCTCTAGCAGGGGGTCAAGTTTTGTCTAACACAGGCATAGGCCTTGGCTCCGTTGCCTCCTTAGCCTCCTACATGCCCCAGTCCAACAACTGTCTCAGTGATGCCTTTCTCGTGTCTGTGATAAACCTGCTCACTTTGTTGATTTTCACATCTTTCAACTTCTGTGTCCTGGGCTTCTGGGCGACAGTCATCACACATCGCTGCTGTGAGAG GAATGTTGAAATACTTTTAAAGCTGATAAACCTAGGGAAACTGCCTCCTGACGCCAAGCCCCCTGTCAACCTGCTTTACAACCCAACCTCCATCTACAATGCCTGGCTCAGTGGCCTTCCGCAGCACATCAAAAGCATGGTTCTCCGCGAGGTGACTGAGTGCAACATAGAGACTCAGTTTCTTAAG GCTAGCGAGGGCCCAAAGTTTGCATTCCTGTCCTTTGTTGAAGCCATGTCCTTCCTTCCTCCGTCTGTCTTCTGGTCTTTTATCTTCTTCCTGATGTTGCTGGCCATGGGGCTGAGCAGCGCAATAGGGATTATGCAGGGCATCATTACTCCACTCCAGGACACCTTCTCTTTCTTCAGGAAACATACAAAGCTGCTCATAG TGGGAGTCTTTTTGCTCATGTTCGTGTGCGGCCTCTTCTTCACTCGACCTTCAGGCAGCTACTTCATCAGACTGCTGAGTGACTACTGGATAGTCTTCCCCATCATCGTCATTGTCGTATTTGAAACCATGGCTGTATCCTGGGCCTATGGGGCCAGGAG GTTCCTTGCAGACCTGACGATCCTGTTGGGCCACCCCATCTCTCCCATCTTTGGTTGGCTGTGGCCCCATCTGTGTCCAGTTGTGCTGCTAATCATCTTTGTGACCACGATGGTTCATCTTTGTATGAAGCCGATCACCTACATGTCCTGGGACTCAAGCACT TCAAAAGAGGTGCTTCGACCATACCCACCATGGGCACTGCTCTTGATGATCACCCTTTTTGCCATTGTCATCCTCCCCATCCCTGCATACTTTGTATACTGCCGCATACATAGGATTCCCTTCAGGCCCAAGAGCGGAGATGGGCCTATGACAGCCTCCACATCCCTACCACTAAATCACCAGCTAACACCCAGTAAAGAGgttcaaaaggaagaaattctaCAAGTTGATGAAACAAAGTACCCATCAACTTGTAATGTGACTTCCTAA
- the SLC6A16 gene encoding orphan sodium- and chloride-dependent neurotransmitter transporter NTT5 isoform X1, whose product MKTEAQPSTSSLANTSWTGTVISDSVPGSQKWEDKGSLTWSATSWTSEAQVSAARVAEAQAWEACAFEAQARTSQPKQISVLEALTASALNQKPMYEKVQMTEKKESEVLLARPFWSSKTEYILAQVGFSMKPSCLWRFAYLWLNSGGCSFAAIYIFMLFLVGVPLLFLEMAAGQSMRQGGMGVWKIIAPWIGGVGYSSFMVCFILGLYFNVVNSWIIFYMSQSFQFPVPWEKCPLTMNSSGFDPECERTTPSIYFWYQQALKASDRIEDGGSPVYSLVLPFFLCWCLVGAFMINGLKSTGKVIYVLVLLPCFIIVGFFIRTLLLEGAKFGLQQLVVAKISDVYNMSVWSLAGGQVLSNTGIGLGSVASLASYMPQSNNCLSDAFLVSVINLLTLLIFTSFNFCVLGFWATVITHRCCERNVEILLKLINLGKLPPDAKPPVNLLYNPTSIYNAWLSGLPQHIKSMVLREVTECNIETQFLKASEGPKFAFLSFVEAMSFLPPSVFWSFIFFLMLLAMGLSSAIGIMQGIITPLQDTFSFFRKHTKLLIVGVFLLMFVCGLFFTRPSGSYFIRLLSDYWIVFPIIVIVVFETMAVSWAYGARRFLADLTILLGHPISPIFGWLWPHLCPVVLLIIFVTTMVHLCMKPITYMSWDSSTSKEVLRPYPPWALLLMITLFAIVILPIPAYFVYCRIHRIPFRPKSGDGPMTASTSLPLNHQLTPSKEVQKEEILQVDETKYPSTCNVTS is encoded by the exons ATGAAGACAGAGGCCCAGCCTTCGACATCCTCGCTGGCAAACACCTCATGGACTGGCACAGTGATTTCTGACAGTGTCCCAGGAAGTCAAAAGTGGGAAGACAAGGGTTCATTGACCTGGTCTGCAACATCTTGGACCTCAGAGGCCCAAGTTTCAGCAGCCCGGGTTGCAGAGGCTCAGGCCTGGGAGGCCTGTGCTTTCGAGGCTCAGGCCAGGACCAGTCAGCCCAAGCAAATTTCTGTATTGGAGGCCTTAACTGCCTCAGCCCTGAACCAGAAACCCATGTATGAGAAGGTGCAGatgacagagaagaaagagagtgaGGTCCTCCTTGCCCGTCCGTTCTGGTCCAGCAAAACTGAGTATATTCTGGCTCAGGTGGGCTTCTCTATGAAGCCATCTTGTCTCTGGCGCTTTGCCTACCTGTGGCTTAACAGTGGAGGCT GCAGTTTCGCTGCCATCTACATCTTCATGCTGTTCCTGGTCGGggttcctcttctcttcctggaGATGGCAGCTGGTCAGAGCATGCGTCAGGGTGGCATGGGTGTATGGAAGATCATTGCCCCCTGGATTGGTGGTGTGGGGTATTCTAGCTTCATG GTGTGCTTCATCCTCGGCCTGTACTTCAATGTGGTCAATTCCTGGATCATCTTCTACATGAGCCAGTCCTTCCAGTTTCCCGTTCCATGGGAGAAATGTCCCTTAACGATGAACTCTAGTGGCTTTG ATCCTGAATGTGAACGGACAACACCCTCCATATACTTCTGGTACCAGCAGGCCTTGAAGGCCTCAGACAGAATCGAGGATGGCGGGTCACCAGTCTACAGTCTGGTCCTGCCCTTCTTTCTTTGCTGGTGTCTTGTTGGTGCTTTCATGATCAATGGGCTCAAGTCTACTGGGAAG GTAATCTATGTCTTGGTACTGCTCCCCTGTTTCATCATTGTCGGTTTCTTCATCCGGACTCTACTCCTGGAAGGGGCAAAATTTGGCCTTCAACAGTTGGTGGTTGCCAAG atATCGGATGTGTACAATATGAGTGTGTGGTCTCTAGCAGGGGGTCAAGTTTTGTCTAACACAGGCATAGGCCTTGGCTCCGTTGCCTCCTTAGCCTCCTACATGCCCCAGTCCAACAACTGTCTCAGTGATGCCTTTCTCGTGTCTGTGATAAACCTGCTCACTTTGTTGATTTTCACATCTTTCAACTTCTGTGTCCTGGGCTTCTGGGCGACAGTCATCACACATCGCTGCTGTGAGAG GAATGTTGAAATACTTTTAAAGCTGATAAACCTAGGGAAACTGCCTCCTGACGCCAAGCCCCCTGTCAACCTGCTTTACAACCCAACCTCCATCTACAATGCCTGGCTCAGTGGCCTTCCGCAGCACATCAAAAGCATGGTTCTCCGCGAGGTGACTGAGTGCAACATAGAGACTCAGTTTCTTAAG GCTAGCGAGGGCCCAAAGTTTGCATTCCTGTCCTTTGTTGAAGCCATGTCCTTCCTTCCTCCGTCTGTCTTCTGGTCTTTTATCTTCTTCCTGATGTTGCTGGCCATGGGGCTGAGCAGCGCAATAGGGATTATGCAGGGCATCATTACTCCACTCCAGGACACCTTCTCTTTCTTCAGGAAACATACAAAGCTGCTCATAG TGGGAGTCTTTTTGCTCATGTTCGTGTGCGGCCTCTTCTTCACTCGACCTTCAGGCAGCTACTTCATCAGACTGCTGAGTGACTACTGGATAGTCTTCCCCATCATCGTCATTGTCGTATTTGAAACCATGGCTGTATCCTGGGCCTATGGGGCCAGGAG GTTCCTTGCAGACCTGACGATCCTGTTGGGCCACCCCATCTCTCCCATCTTTGGTTGGCTGTGGCCCCATCTGTGTCCAGTTGTGCTGCTAATCATCTTTGTGACCACGATGGTTCATCTTTGTATGAAGCCGATCACCTACATGTCCTGGGACTCAAGCACT TCAAAAGAGGTGCTTCGACCATACCCACCATGGGCACTGCTCTTGATGATCACCCTTTTTGCCATTGTCATCCTCCCCATCCCTGCATACTTTGTATACTGCCGCATACATAGGATTCCCTTCAGGCCCAAGAGCGGAGATGGGCCTATGACAGCCTCCACATCCCTACCACTAAATCACCAGCTAACACCCAGTAAAGAGgttcaaaaggaagaaattctaCAAGTTGATGAAACAAAGTACCCATCAACTTGTAATGTGACTTCCTAA
- the SLC6A16 gene encoding orphan sodium- and chloride-dependent neurotransmitter transporter NTT5 isoform X2, whose translation MKTEAQPSTSSLANTSWTGTVISDSVPGSQKWEDKGSLTWSATSWTSEAQVSAARVAEAQAWEACAFEAQARTSQPKQISVLEALTASALNQKPMYEKVQMTEKKESEVLLARPFWSSKTEYILAQVGFSMKPSCLWRFAYLWLNSGGCSFAAIYIFMLFLVGVPLLFLEMAAGQSMRQGGMGVWKIIAPWIGGVGYSSFMVCFILGLYFNVVNSWIIFYMSQSFQFPVPWEKCPLTMNSSGFDPECERTTPSIYFWYQQALKASDRIEDGGSPVYSLVLPFFLCWCLVGAFMINGLKSTGKISDVYNMSVWSLAGGQVLSNTGIGLGSVASLASYMPQSNNCLSDAFLVSVINLLTLLIFTSFNFCVLGFWATVITHRCCERNVEILLKLINLGKLPPDAKPPVNLLYNPTSIYNAWLSGLPQHIKSMVLREVTECNIETQFLKASEGPKFAFLSFVEAMSFLPPSVFWSFIFFLMLLAMGLSSAIGIMQGIITPLQDTFSFFRKHTKLLIVGVFLLMFVCGLFFTRPSGSYFIRLLSDYWIVFPIIVIVVFETMAVSWAYGARRFLADLTILLGHPISPIFGWLWPHLCPVVLLIIFVTTMVHLCMKPITYMSWDSSTSKEVLRPYPPWALLLMITLFAIVILPIPAYFVYCRIHRIPFRPKSGDGPMTASTSLPLNHQLTPSKEVQKEEILQVDETKYPSTCNVTS comes from the exons ATGAAGACAGAGGCCCAGCCTTCGACATCCTCGCTGGCAAACACCTCATGGACTGGCACAGTGATTTCTGACAGTGTCCCAGGAAGTCAAAAGTGGGAAGACAAGGGTTCATTGACCTGGTCTGCAACATCTTGGACCTCAGAGGCCCAAGTTTCAGCAGCCCGGGTTGCAGAGGCTCAGGCCTGGGAGGCCTGTGCTTTCGAGGCTCAGGCCAGGACCAGTCAGCCCAAGCAAATTTCTGTATTGGAGGCCTTAACTGCCTCAGCCCTGAACCAGAAACCCATGTATGAGAAGGTGCAGatgacagagaagaaagagagtgaGGTCCTCCTTGCCCGTCCGTTCTGGTCCAGCAAAACTGAGTATATTCTGGCTCAGGTGGGCTTCTCTATGAAGCCATCTTGTCTCTGGCGCTTTGCCTACCTGTGGCTTAACAGTGGAGGCT GCAGTTTCGCTGCCATCTACATCTTCATGCTGTTCCTGGTCGGggttcctcttctcttcctggaGATGGCAGCTGGTCAGAGCATGCGTCAGGGTGGCATGGGTGTATGGAAGATCATTGCCCCCTGGATTGGTGGTGTGGGGTATTCTAGCTTCATG GTGTGCTTCATCCTCGGCCTGTACTTCAATGTGGTCAATTCCTGGATCATCTTCTACATGAGCCAGTCCTTCCAGTTTCCCGTTCCATGGGAGAAATGTCCCTTAACGATGAACTCTAGTGGCTTTG ATCCTGAATGTGAACGGACAACACCCTCCATATACTTCTGGTACCAGCAGGCCTTGAAGGCCTCAGACAGAATCGAGGATGGCGGGTCACCAGTCTACAGTCTGGTCCTGCCCTTCTTTCTTTGCTGGTGTCTTGTTGGTGCTTTCATGATCAATGGGCTCAAGTCTACTGGGAAG atATCGGATGTGTACAATATGAGTGTGTGGTCTCTAGCAGGGGGTCAAGTTTTGTCTAACACAGGCATAGGCCTTGGCTCCGTTGCCTCCTTAGCCTCCTACATGCCCCAGTCCAACAACTGTCTCAGTGATGCCTTTCTCGTGTCTGTGATAAACCTGCTCACTTTGTTGATTTTCACATCTTTCAACTTCTGTGTCCTGGGCTTCTGGGCGACAGTCATCACACATCGCTGCTGTGAGAG GAATGTTGAAATACTTTTAAAGCTGATAAACCTAGGGAAACTGCCTCCTGACGCCAAGCCCCCTGTCAACCTGCTTTACAACCCAACCTCCATCTACAATGCCTGGCTCAGTGGCCTTCCGCAGCACATCAAAAGCATGGTTCTCCGCGAGGTGACTGAGTGCAACATAGAGACTCAGTTTCTTAAG GCTAGCGAGGGCCCAAAGTTTGCATTCCTGTCCTTTGTTGAAGCCATGTCCTTCCTTCCTCCGTCTGTCTTCTGGTCTTTTATCTTCTTCCTGATGTTGCTGGCCATGGGGCTGAGCAGCGCAATAGGGATTATGCAGGGCATCATTACTCCACTCCAGGACACCTTCTCTTTCTTCAGGAAACATACAAAGCTGCTCATAG TGGGAGTCTTTTTGCTCATGTTCGTGTGCGGCCTCTTCTTCACTCGACCTTCAGGCAGCTACTTCATCAGACTGCTGAGTGACTACTGGATAGTCTTCCCCATCATCGTCATTGTCGTATTTGAAACCATGGCTGTATCCTGGGCCTATGGGGCCAGGAG GTTCCTTGCAGACCTGACGATCCTGTTGGGCCACCCCATCTCTCCCATCTTTGGTTGGCTGTGGCCCCATCTGTGTCCAGTTGTGCTGCTAATCATCTTTGTGACCACGATGGTTCATCTTTGTATGAAGCCGATCACCTACATGTCCTGGGACTCAAGCACT TCAAAAGAGGTGCTTCGACCATACCCACCATGGGCACTGCTCTTGATGATCACCCTTTTTGCCATTGTCATCCTCCCCATCCCTGCATACTTTGTATACTGCCGCATACATAGGATTCCCTTCAGGCCCAAGAGCGGAGATGGGCCTATGACAGCCTCCACATCCCTACCACTAAATCACCAGCTAACACCCAGTAAAGAGgttcaaaaggaagaaattctaCAAGTTGATGAAACAAAGTACCCATCAACTTGTAATGTGACTTCCTAA